In one Dehalococcoidia bacterium genomic region, the following are encoded:
- a CDS encoding redox-sensing transcriptional repressor Rex — MARTIGRTSPTPIPEVVIMRLPVYMRALSNLLSKGTEVVSSQGLGDQLGVTPAQIRKDFSYFGRFGKQGRGYNVRYLLSELRQILGLQREWHTALIGVGRLGRAIIGYPGFAPEGFKMAVAFDVNPEQVATSIGDIPVLSMAELEPTLVRLNIQIAIVAVPASEAQAVIDRLVKCNIKAILNYAPVQPQVPPDVHVRNIDPVLALQSMTYYLKQMANGLSSAVP; from the coding sequence ATGGCTCGCACTATAGGCAGAACATCCCCCACCCCGATTCCAGAAGTCGTTATCATGCGGCTCCCTGTCTACATGCGCGCCCTCTCAAACCTCTTGAGCAAGGGCACGGAAGTGGTCAGTTCCCAGGGTCTCGGCGACCAGCTTGGGGTCACGCCCGCCCAAATCCGCAAGGACTTCAGCTACTTCGGCCGGTTCGGCAAGCAGGGGCGCGGCTACAACGTCCGCTATCTGCTCAGCGAGCTCCGGCAAATCCTGGGCCTTCAGCGCGAGTGGCACACCGCCCTCATAGGCGTGGGACGCCTGGGACGCGCCATCATCGGCTACCCCGGGTTCGCCCCCGAGGGCTTCAAAATGGCCGTGGCCTTTGACGTAAACCCGGAGCAGGTCGCCACGAGTATCGGCGACATCCCCGTCTTGAGCATGGCGGAACTTGAACCGACGCTTGTCCGCCTCAACATCCAGATCGCCATCGTCGCCGTCCCCGCCTCGGAGGCTCAGGCGGTCATTGACCGGCTGGTGAAGTGCAACATCAAGGCCATCCTCAACTACGCGCCCGTGCAGCCGCAGGTGCCGCCGGATGTGCATGTGCGCAACATTGACCCCGTGCTGGCGCTTCAGTCCATGACGTACTACCTGAAGCAGATGGCGAACGGCCTGTCCTCCGCGGTGCCCTAA
- the atpA gene encoding F0F1 ATP synthase subunit alpha, translated as MAVSGQDISSIIRRQIEDFDTGARMVNVGTVVEVGDGIARVYGLTGAKYGELLQFPHDIIGLAFNLEEDTVGAILLGESERIKEGDQVKSTGRVAEVPVGPELVGRVIDPLGKPMDGKGPVKTTQMYPVERIAPDVTKRKSVDTPVQTGIKAIDAMIPIGRGQRELIIGDRFTGKTAIALDTIINQKGGDLTCIYVAIGQKASKVVQTVATLEQYGAMEHTIIVVANSADPAPLQYLAPYAGCAIGEEIMARGKDALIVYDDLSKHAWAYRQASLLLRRPPGREAYPGDVFYLHSRLLERAAKLEPQYGGGSLTALPIIETQAGDVSAYIPTNVISITDGQIYLEADLFNGGTRPAVNAGLSVSRVGGAAQTRAMKKVAGRMRIDLAQFRELAAFAQFGTADLDKATRSQLERGQRLTELLKQPQYQPYSVEQQVMVLYAGVNGYFDEVPLDKVRAFETAFLKFMETQKPNVGKSIKGDRDIKPEVEEALKKDIQEFKQTWKV; from the coding sequence ATGGCAGTCAGCGGACAGGACATATCCTCCATCATCCGGCGCCAGATAGAGGATTTCGACACGGGCGCCCGCATGGTGAACGTGGGCACCGTGGTGGAGGTGGGCGATGGCATCGCCCGCGTCTACGGGCTTACCGGCGCCAAGTACGGTGAGCTGCTCCAGTTTCCCCATGACATCATCGGCCTGGCGTTCAACCTGGAGGAGGACACCGTGGGCGCCATCCTCCTGGGCGAGTCTGAACGCATTAAAGAGGGCGATCAGGTCAAGAGCACCGGACGCGTGGCCGAGGTGCCCGTGGGCCCGGAGCTTGTGGGCCGCGTCATTGACCCCCTGGGCAAGCCTATGGATGGCAAGGGGCCTGTCAAGACCACGCAGATGTATCCGGTGGAGCGTATCGCTCCCGACGTGACCAAGCGGAAGTCGGTGGACACGCCCGTCCAGACGGGCATTAAGGCCATTGACGCCATGATTCCCATCGGGCGCGGCCAGCGCGAGCTGATCATCGGCGACCGCTTTACGGGTAAGACGGCCATCGCCCTGGACACCATTATCAACCAGAAGGGCGGCGACCTGACCTGCATCTACGTCGCCATCGGCCAGAAGGCGTCCAAAGTGGTGCAGACGGTGGCGACGCTGGAGCAGTACGGGGCGATGGAGCACACCATTATCGTTGTCGCCAACTCAGCGGACCCCGCTCCGCTGCAGTACCTGGCCCCGTACGCCGGCTGCGCCATCGGCGAGGAGATCATGGCGCGGGGCAAGGACGCCCTGATTGTGTACGACGACCTGTCCAAGCACGCCTGGGCCTATCGCCAGGCATCGTTGCTTCTCCGCAGGCCGCCGGGCCGCGAGGCGTATCCGGGCGACGTCTTCTACCTGCACAGCCGCCTGCTGGAGCGGGCCGCGAAGCTGGAGCCGCAGTACGGAGGCGGCTCGCTGACCGCGCTGCCCATCATCGAGACCCAGGCCGGCGACGTCTCCGCCTACATTCCGACGAACGTCATCTCCATCACCGACGGCCAGATATACCTGGAAGCGGATCTGTTCAACGGAGGCACCCGCCCCGCGGTGAACGCGGGCCTTTCGGTCAGCCGCGTGGGCGGCGCTGCGCAGACGCGGGCCATGAAGAAGGTTGCGGGCCGCATGCGCATTGACCTGGCCCAGTTCCGCGAGCTTGCCGCCTTCGCCCAGTTCGGGACTGCGGACCTGGACAAGGCGACCCGCTCCCAGTTGGAGCGCGGCCAGCGCCTGACGGAGCTGCTGAAGCAGCCCCAGTACCAGCCATACTCCGTGGAGCAGCAGGTAATGGTCCTGTACGCGGGCGTCAACGGCTACTTCGACGAGGTGCCCCTGGACAAGGTGAGGGCGTTTGAGACAGCCTTCCTGAAGTTCATGGAGACCCAGAAGCCGAACGTGGGCAAGTCCATCAAGGGGGACAGGGACATCAAGCCCGAAGTGGAGGAGGCCCTGAAGAAGGACATCCAGGAGTTCAAGCAGACCTGGAAGGTCTGA
- a CDS encoding PCYCGC motif-containing (lipo)protein: MPPWMQKAPAQVQDTYAFAVAHPEVLQYLPCYCGCVSVGHTSNRDCFIQAIAPDGKVTYDIHAAGUSTCIGIARDAKGMWEQGKSLKEIRAAVDAGYAQFGPGTRTPLPR, encoded by the coding sequence ATGCCGCCGTGGATGCAGAAGGCCCCCGCGCAGGTCCAGGACACCTACGCTTTTGCCGTGGCGCACCCTGAGGTACTGCAGTACCTTCCGTGCTATTGCGGCTGCGTGTCCGTTGGGCACACCAGCAATAGGGACTGTTTCATCCAGGCGATAGCGCCTGACGGGAAGGTGACATACGACATCCACGCGGCGGGCTGAAGCACCTGCATCGGCATCGCGCGGGACGCGAAGGGAATGTGGGAGCAGGGCAAGTCGCTTAAAGAGATTCGAGCGGCGGTGGACGCCGGGTACGCTCAGTTCGGCCCGGGGACGCGCACGCCGCTGCCTCGGTAG
- the atpD gene encoding F0F1 ATP synthase subunit beta, which produces MAKGTKGKIVQVIGTVVDAEFPPDALPAINNAVDVAFDGHTLVLEVEQHIGNNWVRCLALGATEGLARGTEAVDTGAPITVPVGRTSLGRLFNVLGEPLDSLGPVQAEVRLPIHRLPPAFEEQATSTEMLETGLKVVDLVAPFTKGGKVGAFGGAGVGKTVIIQELIRNIANVHKGFSVFAGVGERSREGNDLWNEMKASGVLKNTVLVFGQMNEPPGVRLRIALTGLTMAEYFRDTEGQDVLLFIDNIYRYILAGSEVSALLGRMPSAVGYQPTLGTEMGALEERITSTHKGSITSFQAIYVPADDYTDPGIVTTFGHLDAVIALERAIAEQGLYPAVDPLASTSRILDPKIVGEEHYNVARGLQRVLQRYRDLQDVIAILGVEELSEEDKVIVARARRIQRFLSQPMYVAETFTGIKGAYVPIKETVRGFKEILDGKHDSLPEQAFFMVGTIDEAVEKAKAMAAGTAR; this is translated from the coding sequence ATGGCTAAAGGCACGAAGGGCAAGATAGTTCAGGTCATCGGCACGGTGGTGGACGCGGAGTTCCCCCCGGACGCGCTGCCAGCCATCAACAACGCTGTCGATGTGGCCTTTGACGGACACACGCTGGTCTTGGAGGTGGAGCAGCACATCGGCAACAACTGGGTGCGCTGCCTGGCCCTGGGCGCGACGGAGGGCCTCGCCCGTGGCACGGAGGCGGTGGACACCGGCGCCCCCATCACCGTACCCGTGGGCAGGACATCCCTGGGCCGTCTCTTCAACGTGCTGGGCGAGCCGCTGGACTCCCTGGGCCCTGTTCAGGCCGAGGTGCGGCTGCCCATTCACAGACTGCCCCCCGCGTTCGAAGAGCAGGCCACAAGCACCGAGATGCTGGAGACGGGCCTGAAGGTCGTTGACTTGGTTGCGCCCTTCACCAAAGGCGGCAAGGTGGGCGCCTTCGGTGGCGCGGGCGTCGGCAAGACGGTCATCATCCAGGAGCTTATCCGCAACATCGCCAACGTGCACAAGGGCTTCTCGGTCTTCGCCGGCGTGGGCGAGCGCTCCCGTGAGGGCAACGATCTCTGGAACGAGATGAAGGCGTCCGGAGTCCTCAAGAACACCGTCCTGGTCTTTGGCCAGATGAACGAGCCGCCCGGCGTGCGCCTGCGCATCGCCCTGACCGGCCTGACCATGGCGGAGTACTTCCGCGACACCGAGGGGCAGGACGTGCTGCTCTTCATTGACAACATCTATCGGTACATCCTGGCGGGATCCGAGGTGTCCGCTCTTCTGGGCCGCATGCCCTCCGCCGTGGGCTATCAGCCCACCCTGGGTACGGAGATGGGCGCCCTGGAGGAGCGCATCACGTCCACGCATAAAGGCTCCATCACCTCGTTCCAGGCCATTTACGTCCCCGCCGACGACTATACCGACCCGGGCATCGTGACCACCTTCGGCCACCTGGACGCCGTGATCGCGCTGGAGCGCGCCATCGCCGAGCAGGGCTTGTACCCCGCCGTGGACCCTCTGGCGTCCACCAGCCGCATCCTGGACCCGAAGATCGTTGGCGAGGAGCACTACAACGTGGCCCGCGGCCTGCAGCGCGTGCTCCAGCGGTACCGCGACCTCCAGGACGTCATCGCCATCCTGGGCGTCGAGGAGCTGTCGGAGGAGGACAAGGTCATCGTGGCGCGGGCGCGCCGCATCCAGCGCTTCCTGTCGCAGCCCATGTACGTGGCTGAGACGTTCACGGGTATCAAGGGCGCGTACGTGCCCATCAAGGAGACGGTGCGCGGCTTCAAGGAAATCCTGGACGGCAAGCACGACAGCCTGCCGGAGCAGGCGTTCTTCATGGTCGGCACCATTGATGAAGCGGTCGAGAAGGCCAAGGCCATGGCGGCTGGCACGGCGCGCTAA
- the atpG gene encoding ATP synthase F1 subunit gamma, whose translation MLNIRQLRRRIRSVQSTAKITKAMEMIAASKMRKAQQLTLAARPYSEKILDVMAHLMAQRKEEEDIHPLLKVHPEVRRIQIVHVTTDRGLCGALNGNVNRRAAGFILEQRKPISVVAVGRKGRDFMHRTGQELRAVFVGTADYPTVNDILPIAKIVRDDYTSGYVDRVYLSYTEFVNTLIQRPVLQQILPVEPAKMEGRQQVGYIYEPNPAVVLDALLPRFLEMQIYHALLEARASEQSARMVAMRSATENALDMINELTLLRNKVRQEMITKELLDIVGGVASLEKG comes from the coding sequence ATGCTCAATATCCGGCAACTACGACGACGCATCCGTAGCGTTCAGAGCACGGCCAAGATAACCAAGGCCATGGAAATGATCGCCGCGTCCAAGATGCGGAAGGCCCAGCAGTTGACGCTGGCGGCGCGTCCGTACTCGGAGAAGATACTGGACGTCATGGCGCACCTCATGGCCCAGCGCAAAGAGGAAGAGGACATCCATCCCCTCCTCAAGGTGCATCCGGAGGTCAGGCGCATTCAGATTGTGCACGTGACGACGGACCGCGGCCTCTGCGGCGCTCTCAACGGCAACGTCAACCGGCGCGCGGCCGGCTTCATCCTGGAGCAGCGGAAGCCCATCAGTGTGGTCGCCGTGGGACGCAAGGGGCGGGACTTCATGCACCGCACGGGCCAGGAGCTGCGCGCCGTCTTCGTGGGCACGGCCGACTACCCGACGGTGAACGACATCCTGCCCATCGCCAAGATCGTGCGGGACGACTACACCAGCGGCTACGTGGACAGGGTGTACCTGTCGTACACGGAGTTTGTCAACACCCTGATCCAGCGGCCCGTGTTGCAGCAGATACTGCCCGTCGAGCCCGCCAAAATGGAGGGCAGGCAGCAGGTGGGCTATATCTACGAGCCGAATCCGGCAGTCGTGTTGGACGCTCTTCTGCCGCGCTTCCTGGAGATGCAGATATACCATGCGCTCCTGGAGGCCCGGGCCAGCGAGCAGTCGGCGCGGATGGTGGCCATGCGTAGCGCCACGGAGAACGCGCTGGACATGATTAACGAGCTGACGCTCCTGCGGAACAAGGTCCGCCAGGAGATGATAACCAAGGAGCTGCTGGACATTGTGGGTGGCGTGGCGTCCCTGGAGAAGGGCTAG
- the atpH gene encoding ATP synthase F1 subunit delta, with protein sequence MPRKLLLSSSKRYAQAVFDLARERNELDVWKADLDAVAEVFGDPVFLGVMDNPNVLLADKEAILKKALPQLRPFGYNFVRLLVRRRRAALATGVMREYQRLLDAWQGVIRAQVTTAIALSDAEVLELAARLKGLAGDKQVQTTASVDPAIVGGLVVRIGDRLLDGSTRTRLERLRQSLAGQGA encoded by the coding sequence GTGCCGAGAAAGCTACTCCTATCATCGTCCAAGCGCTACGCGCAGGCTGTCTTTGACCTGGCGCGGGAGCGCAATGAGTTGGACGTCTGGAAGGCCGATCTGGATGCCGTGGCGGAGGTCTTCGGCGACCCCGTGTTCCTCGGCGTCATGGACAACCCGAATGTGCTGCTGGCGGACAAAGAGGCCATCCTGAAGAAGGCGCTGCCGCAGCTACGGCCCTTTGGCTACAACTTCGTGCGCCTTCTCGTGCGGCGCAGGCGGGCGGCCCTGGCGACGGGTGTCATGAGGGAGTACCAGCGGCTGCTGGACGCCTGGCAGGGCGTCATTCGCGCCCAGGTCACCACGGCCATCGCGCTCAGCGACGCCGAGGTGCTGGAGCTGGCCGCCAGGCTCAAGGGGCTGGCGGGCGATAAGCAGGTCCAGACGACCGCGTCCGTGGACCCGGCCATCGTGGGCGGGCTTGTGGTGCGCATCGGCGACCGGCTGCTGGACGGCAGCACGCGCACGCGGCTGGAGCGGCTGCGCCAGAGCCTGGCGGGGCAGGGGGCCTAG
- a CDS encoding isochorismatase family cysteine hydrolase, which produces MALAIDKTQTAVLALDLTNDIVDERGAFKDFGFAAQVKDRRVLSKARRVLDAARKANVLVAHVSVKYRKGYPERAINCGMWQAVAQMGALIEGSWGVQVHPDVAPLPGEPVVTKHGISAFYGSDLGAILRAKGVRTLILMGVGTNFVVEGTARDASDQGYNVFVVEDCCAAASKDAHEMALKSALPFLATITKSDEVIAALK; this is translated from the coding sequence ATGGCTCTGGCCATTGACAAGACGCAGACGGCGGTCCTGGCGCTGGACCTGACGAACGATATTGTGGACGAGCGCGGCGCGTTCAAGGACTTTGGCTTTGCCGCGCAGGTCAAGGACAGAAGAGTGCTCTCCAAGGCCCGGCGCGTCCTGGACGCGGCCCGCAAGGCGAACGTGCTTGTGGCGCATGTGTCTGTCAAGTACCGCAAGGGCTATCCGGAGCGGGCCATCAACTGCGGCATGTGGCAGGCGGTGGCGCAGATGGGCGCTCTGATCGAGGGTTCCTGGGGCGTGCAGGTCCATCCCGACGTGGCCCCGCTGCCCGGCGAGCCTGTGGTGACCAAGCACGGCATCAGCGCCTTCTACGGCTCCGACTTGGGCGCCATCCTGCGCGCCAAAGGTGTGCGCACGCTCATCCTGATGGGCGTCGGCACCAACTTCGTGGTGGAAGGCACCGCGCGGGACGCCTCCGACCAGGGTTACAACGTTTTTGTCGTTGAGGACTGCTGCGCGGCGGCCAGCAAGGATGCCCACGAGATGGCGCTGAAGAGCGCGCTGCCCTTCCTGGCGACCATCACCAAGTCAGACGAGGTCATCGCCGCGCTGAAGTAG
- a CDS encoding F0F1 ATP synthase subunit epsilon, with protein MPIRFELVTAERIVFQDDVDVVIVPGVEGELAVLPRHAPLLTVIQPGEIRLRKKGEESSIVVTGGFLEVRPDKVTVLADAAERAEEIDASRAEAAMKSAEERMKGKLAPEDLRLAESALRRAVVRLKVARRRRGSGARTEG; from the coding sequence ATGCCCATCAGATTTGAACTGGTCACTGCCGAGCGCATCGTCTTTCAGGACGATGTGGACGTAGTCATCGTGCCTGGCGTGGAGGGCGAGCTCGCTGTGCTGCCGCGCCACGCGCCGCTTCTGACGGTCATTCAGCCCGGGGAAATCAGGCTCCGCAAGAAGGGCGAGGAGTCCTCTATTGTGGTGACGGGCGGCTTCCTGGAGGTCCGGCCGGACAAGGTGACCGTTCTGGCTGACGCCGCGGAGCGCGCGGAGGAGATTGACGCCAGCCGCGCGGAGGCGGCCATGAAAAGCGCCGAAGAGCGCATGAAGGGAAAACTTGCGCCGGAGGACCTGCGCCTCGCCGAGTCGGCGCTGCGCCGCGCGGTGGTGCGGCTCAAGGTGGCGCGCCGCCGACGCGGGTCGGGCGCGCGCACGGAAGGGTAG